The sequence below is a genomic window from Streptosporangium lutulentum.
GACAGATCAGAACCGGATCACGCCGCGCGCCTGCCCTGGAAGGGCAGGAAATTCTCCACCATGTGCGGGCGGGCGGGCATGAAGGTGGGCTCGGTGGCGACGATCCGGTCGAACCGGAAGGCCCGGATCGCGTGGCGCATGCGGCACATGCCCACGAGGTACCAGTATTCGCGATGGACCATGCACGTCACCGGATCGACGTCGCGGACGGTGATCCGGCCGGTCACGTCCTGGTAGTGGAGGCGGATCACGAGGCGCGAGGTGATGGCGTTGGCGATGGTCCTGGCCCGGTCGGCGGTCGCCGGGGGCATCGGTGAGGTCAGGGTCTCCAGTGTGGTGGCGATGACCTCGTCGTCGAGCTCCATGTGCTCGAACGCGTGGCGCAGGCCGCGCCGGGCGGTAATGGCCTGAGGGCCCGAACCCATGTGCGCGAGGGACAGGGCGAGGGCGGCGATCTCGGCGGTCGTCAACGGGCGGGTGGAGGGCTTCATGACGGTAGTCATACCCAAAGAATACTGCTCAGCACCGACATTTTTCGAACCTCTTATCGGGTACGGCCATGCCCGCACCCGATAAGAGGCCGAGGAACGACCGTCAGCGCGAGAGCTGGGACAGG
It includes:
- a CDS encoding helix-turn-helix transcriptional regulator gives rise to the protein MTTVMKPSTRPLTTAEIAALALSLAHMGSGPQAITARRGLRHAFEHMELDDEVIATTLETLTSPMPPATADRARTIANAITSRLVIRLHYQDVTGRITVRDVDPVTCMVHREYWYLVGMCRMRHAIRAFRFDRIVATEPTFMPARPHMVENFLPFQGRRAA